The Calditrichota bacterium genome includes the window TATTCACCGTTTGAGTCCCCGACGGGACAAACAATTCGTGGCCATTAATTGCGGGGCTATCCCTGAAAATCTGCTGGAAAGCGAATTGTTTGGCCATGTGAGGGGGTCCTTTACCGGGGCGGTTCGCGACAAAGAGGGGTTTTTCAAAGTCGCTTCCGGAGGCACGCTTTTCCTGGATGAAATTGGTAATATTCCTGTCAATCTCCAGGTAAAACTGTTGCGCGCCATTGAGGAAAAATCCATTATTCCTGTGGGAGGAACCCGGCCCATTCAGGTGGATATTCGGATTATTGCGGCCACCAATATGAATCTTGAAAAGGAAGTAGAAGCCGGGCGATTCCGGGAAGATTTATTTTATCGCCTGAATGTGGTCGGAATCGAATTGCCTCCGCTTCGGAACCGTCAGGAAGATATCCTGCCCCTGGCCCGGTTTTTTATTCAAAGGAATAACCAGATTCTGGGAAAATCAGTTACGGGGTTAAGCCCGGATGCGGAAGATGTTCTTCTGCACTATCATTGGAAGGGAAATATCCGGGAATTGGAAAATGTCATTGAGCGCGGAATGATTCTTTGTGACGGTCCCCTGATCAAACGGGAAGATTTACCGGCCAATATGTGCTCGGCAGTGGACCCCGAATTGACCTACGATGGCGAATTAAAAGAAGCGGTTCAGCGATTTGAACGACGATTTATTTTGCGGGTTTTGATGAAAACGAAACATGACAAACGGCTTGCGGCCCAAAAATTGGGACTCAGCCTCTCCTCGCTTTACCGAAAAATGAATGAACTGGGAATTGAGGGGAAAGAGACATGAAAACGGTTCGATCTGTTGCTTTGGCCGGAATGATTGCCGCCCTTTACGCGGCTCTCACCATTT containing:
- a CDS encoding sigma-54-dependent Fis family transcriptional regulator, encoding MLVVDDEAHIRSSLQKVLEREDYVVSTAATAEEALQLLENEIFHVVLTDQKLPGMNGLKLLHIIKERFPATEVILITGYGTVETAVEAMREGAYDFISKPFKRIMIVKVVAKALEKQLLSEENRFLRSQLLEPIQPDQIISESPAMKAIMKMVKRVAPLISTVLITGESGTGKEVIARAIHRLSPRRDKQFVAINCGAIPENLLESELFGHVRGSFTGAVRDKEGFFKVASGGTLFLDEIGNIPVNLQVKLLRAIEEKSIIPVGGTRPIQVDIRIIAATNMNLEKEVEAGRFREDLFYRLNVVGIELPPLRNRQEDILPLARFFIQRNNQILGKSVTGLSPDAEDVLLHYHWKGNIRELENVIERGMILCDGPLIKREDLPANMCSAVDPELTYDGELKEAVQRFERRFILRVLMKTKHDKRLAAQKLGLSLSSLYRKMNELGIEGKET